The following proteins are co-located in the Armatimonadota bacterium genome:
- a CDS encoding MBL fold metallo-hydrolase, producing MRWLVAAVILAVTGTALGAQDPSRAGGVAIRYYGHAFFVVTAPDGIRFAIDPYGEIGYPMPQVNAEIVLVTHEHRDHNNVGLVRGARRILRGLTPDGRGWNRIRERVGLTTVSAIPSFHDGQGGTSPRGLNTIFLLEVGDLRLAHLGDLGQSTLTEGQLRALGRLDVLMIPVGNGPFTIGAAEATWITEQLRPAVVIPMHYRTTARPDWPGTDEGPFVVGKRDVVRVGGSYEIRRDRLPPPTRVAVMDWRP from the coding sequence ATGCGATGGCTGGTCGCCGCGGTGATCCTTGCGGTCACGGGTACCGCCCTGGGGGCGCAAGATCCCTCCCGCGCCGGGGGTGTGGCGATCCGCTACTACGGTCATGCCTTCTTCGTGGTCACCGCGCCGGACGGGATCCGGTTCGCCATCGATCCCTACGGCGAGATCGGCTATCCTATGCCCCAGGTCAACGCGGAGATCGTGCTCGTCACGCATGAACACCGGGACCACAACAACGTGGGGCTCGTGCGGGGCGCGCGCCGCATCCTCCGAGGCCTCACCCCCGACGGCCGGGGCTGGAACCGAATCCGCGAACGGGTGGGCCTGACCACGGTGAGCGCGATTCCCTCCTTCCACGACGGCCAGGGAGGCACAAGCCCTCGGGGTCTGAACACCATCTTCCTGCTGGAGGTGGGAGACCTGCGGCTCGCGCACCTGGGGGACCTGGGCCAGAGCACCCTGACGGAGGGGCAGCTGCGGGCGCTGGGCCGGCTGGACGTCCTCATGATCCCCGTGGGCAATGGACCCTTCACCATCGGCGCCGCCGAGGCCACCTGGATCACCGAGCAGCTCCGGCCCGCGGTGGTCATCCCCATGCACTACAGGACCACCGCGCGGCCGGACTGGCCGGGTACAGACGAGGGGCCGTTCGTCGTGGGCAAGCGGGACGTGGTGCGCGTGGGAGGGAGTTACGAGATCCGCAGGGACCGGTTGCCGCCGCCTACCCGGGTGGCGGTCATGGACTGGCGGCCGTGA
- a CDS encoding MBL fold metallo-hydrolase, giving the protein MRVHPVLLREGDQVLLVDTAFPGQAESLRQALRTCGVEFAQIRAVLLTHQDLDHIGNAPTVVQESGAEVWAHVEEVPYIEGARTLLKFNPEHLPPEQRQALESVLRDRPKVRVTRPLLDGERLPLCGGIQVVHTPGHTPGHLSLYLEAHRILLSGDALVVMDGQLRGPIPEFTPDLATAMASVRKLADLEPDVVVCYHGGVFGPGAARRLREIAATG; this is encoded by the coding sequence ATGCGCGTCCACCCAGTGCTCCTCCGGGAAGGCGACCAAGTTCTCCTGGTAGATACCGCATTCCCCGGGCAGGCGGAATCCCTACGGCAAGCCCTCCGCACGTGCGGGGTGGAGTTCGCCCAGATCCGAGCGGTCCTCCTGACCCACCAGGACCTGGACCACATCGGGAACGCGCCCACGGTCGTGCAGGAGAGCGGGGCTGAGGTGTGGGCCCACGTGGAGGAGGTACCCTACATCGAGGGTGCCCGGACGTTGCTCAAGTTCAACCCCGAGCACCTCCCGCCTGAGCAGCGCCAGGCCCTCGAATCCGTGTTGCGGGATCGCCCCAAGGTCCGGGTGACCCGTCCCCTCCTGGACGGCGAGCGCCTGCCCCTGTGCGGCGGCATCCAGGTGGTGCACACCCCCGGTCACACGCCGGGGCACCTGAGCCTGTATCTGGAGGCCCACCGCATCCTCCTTTCCGGGGACGCCCTGGTGGTCATGGACGGCCAGCTGCGGGGGCCTATTCCGGAGTTCACCCCGGATCTTGCTACCGCCATGGCCTCCGTGCGCAAATTGGCGGACTTGGAGCCGGATGTGGTGGTGTGCTACCACGGCGGGGTCTTCGGTCCCGGCGCGGCCCGGCGCCTGCGGGAGATCGCGGCGACCGGCTAA
- a CDS encoding DNA mismatch repair protein MutS yields the protein MEAITAGRDTYDLNPFFYTPLQSVPAVVYRQRVMQDLQDPGLYTRVSAFAEAMRTVRESLAHAETTYYTRQQERWFLDAVFKYCEAVLRLAEDLAGAEIRSAGLTSFRDHLLHYTASVPFRRLQAESERLLQELSAIRYTVLIQGLRVEVHPYAGGEDYSAEIVRTFERFRQLDAPGYTFTFRDSLEMNHVEAQILDGVASLYPEVFSRLTAFRHDHRTFLDPTIASFDREVQFYLAYLEHIAPLKRVGLPFCYPQVAETPRRVYARRCFDLALAHRLVREGNLPVCNDLELTAPERLVVVTGPNQGGKTTFARSLGQLHYLASLGCPVPGTEARLLLPDAIFTHFEQGEDPEGLVGKLEHDLLRIREILHQATSRSFLILNEVFSSTSLHDALFLSRQIAEAVLERDAFCVWVTFVDELGSLNERTVSMVAEVDPQNPEARTYRIERRPADGLAYALALARKHRLTYEQVRERLRP from the coding sequence GTGGAAGCCATCACCGCAGGCCGGGATACGTACGACCTCAACCCGTTCTTCTACACCCCGCTTCAGAGCGTTCCCGCGGTGGTGTACCGTCAGCGGGTCATGCAGGATCTGCAGGATCCCGGGCTGTACACCCGGGTCAGTGCCTTCGCCGAAGCCATGCGCACCGTCCGGGAATCCCTCGCGCATGCGGAGACGACGTACTACACGCGGCAACAGGAACGTTGGTTCTTAGACGCCGTCTTTAAGTACTGCGAGGCCGTCCTGCGACTCGCGGAGGACCTTGCCGGAGCAGAGATCCGGTCCGCGGGCCTGACCTCCTTCCGCGACCACTTACTCCACTACACCGCCTCGGTGCCATTCCGACGTCTCCAAGCGGAATCCGAGCGGCTCCTCCAGGAACTCTCGGCCATCCGGTACACCGTTCTCATCCAGGGGCTACGGGTGGAAGTCCACCCCTATGCCGGGGGGGAGGACTACAGCGCGGAGATCGTGCGCACGTTCGAGCGCTTCCGGCAGCTGGACGCCCCTGGCTACACCTTTACCTTCCGGGACTCCCTGGAGATGAACCACGTGGAGGCTCAGATCCTGGACGGTGTGGCTTCTCTCTATCCCGAGGTGTTCTCGCGCCTTACAGCCTTCCGCCACGACCACAGAACCTTCCTCGACCCCACGATTGCCTCCTTCGACCGGGAGGTACAGTTCTACTTAGCCTACCTCGAGCACATCGCTCCCCTGAAGCGGGTGGGCCTCCCGTTCTGTTACCCTCAGGTCGCTGAGACCCCTAGGCGGGTCTACGCGCGCCGTTGTTTCGATCTGGCCCTCGCTCACAGGCTCGTCCGGGAGGGTAACCTTCCGGTTTGCAACGACCTCGAGCTCACCGCCCCCGAGCGCCTGGTGGTGGTCACCGGCCCCAATCAGGGTGGGAAAACCACCTTCGCCCGGAGCCTGGGGCAGCTCCACTATCTCGCGTCCCTGGGATGCCCGGTTCCCGGCACGGAGGCCCGATTGCTCCTTCCCGATGCGATCTTTACCCACTTCGAGCAAGGGGAGGACCCAGAAGGACTCGTGGGCAAGCTGGAACACGATCTCCTCCGAATCCGCGAGATCCTGCACCAGGCCACCTCCCGCAGCTTCCTCATCCTCAACGAGGTCTTCTCCAGTACCTCCCTGCACGACGCCCTGTTTCTGAGCAGGCAGATCGCCGAGGCCGTCCTGGAGCGGGACGCCTTCTGCGTGTGGGTTACCTTCGTAGACGAGCTCGGTTCCCTCAACGAGCGGACGGTGAGCATGGTGGCCGAAGTGGATCCCCAAAACCCGGAAGCCCGTACCTACCGCATCGAGCGGAGGCCCGCGGACGGCCTTGCCTACGCCCTGGCCCTGGCCCGGAAGCATCGCCTGACCTACGAACAGGTCCGGGAACGCCTCCGGCCATGA
- a CDS encoding MFS transporter produces the protein MTARIPTVQQLAFRFVLLMGAVSLFADATYEGARGITGPYLAVLGASAAAVGFVAGLGELVGYALRLASGALADRTRQYWLLTFLGYAVNLGAVPALALAGGWEAAAVLVVAERIGKALRTPPRDAMLSHATSQVGHGWGFGVHEALDQAGAVAGPLLVAGMLAAGSGYRTALAALLVPALVSLAFLVTARAAFPQPRIFEAALQAPSAAPLPRELRWYMVGVGLLAAGYADFPLLSYHLVRAETVAPAAIAALYALAQASDALAALLGGRWFDRAGVRVLLVLALLAVPAPPLGFLGGREAAAVASILWGVGIGVQESLLRAAVAGLVSPARRASAFGLFHAVFGTCWFAGSALMGMLYGWNPVALVAFSVTCQLAALPFFAAAGQALAPRRG, from the coding sequence ATGACGGCCAGGATCCCCACAGTCCAGCAGCTCGCCTTCCGGTTCGTGCTCCTCATGGGAGCCGTGAGCCTCTTTGCGGACGCCACCTATGAGGGCGCCCGCGGGATCACGGGGCCGTACCTCGCCGTCCTGGGCGCCTCCGCAGCGGCGGTGGGATTCGTGGCTGGGTTGGGGGAGCTTGTGGGCTACGCGTTGCGCTTAGCAAGCGGCGCACTCGCGGACCGCACCCGTCAGTATTGGCTCCTCACCTTCCTCGGTTATGCGGTAAACCTGGGCGCAGTGCCCGCCCTGGCCCTCGCGGGCGGGTGGGAGGCGGCCGCAGTGCTCGTCGTAGCCGAGCGGATCGGGAAGGCCCTCCGCACCCCGCCCCGTGATGCCATGCTCTCCCACGCCACCTCGCAGGTGGGCCACGGATGGGGGTTCGGGGTCCACGAGGCCCTGGATCAGGCTGGCGCGGTGGCGGGCCCGCTGCTGGTGGCGGGGATGCTGGCGGCGGGCAGCGGGTATCGGACCGCCTTGGCGGCCCTTCTAGTACCTGCGTTGGTCTCTCTCGCCTTCCTTGTGACCGCCCGCGCCGCTTTCCCCCAACCCCGGATCTTCGAGGCCGCGCTTCAGGCTCCCTCGGCCGCTCCCCTTCCCCGGGAGCTCCGGTGGTATATGGTCGGCGTAGGTCTTCTTGCCGCGGGATACGCGGATTTTCCGCTCCTGAGTTACCACCTTGTGCGGGCGGAGACCGTCGCTCCCGCCGCCATCGCCGCTCTGTATGCGCTGGCACAGGCCTCGGATGCCCTGGCAGCACTCCTCGGGGGCCGCTGGTTTGACCGAGCAGGCGTGCGGGTTCTTCTAGTGCTCGCGCTGCTCGCCGTCCCCGCCCCACCCTTGGGATTCCTCGGCGGACGGGAAGCGGCGGCGGTGGCAAGCATCCTGTGGGGCGTGGGGATCGGGGTGCAGGAGTCCCTGCTGCGGGCCGCGGTGGCCGGGTTGGTGTCGCCGGCTCGCAGGGCCTCCGCCTTCGGGCTGTTCCACGCGGTCTTCGGCACTTGCTGGTTTGCGGGAAGCGCCCTCATGGGGATGCTCTACGGGTGGAACCCCGTCGCGCTCGTGGCCTTTTCCGTAACCTGCCAGCTGGCCGCGCTCCCGTTCTTTGCGGCCGCGGGCCAGGCCCTAGCTCCCCGCCGCGGTTGA